Sequence from the Tachyglossus aculeatus isolate mTacAcu1 chromosome 17, mTacAcu1.pri, whole genome shotgun sequence genome:
atttttagactgtgagcccgttgtcgggtagggaccgtctctatatgttgccagcttctacttcccaagcgcttagtacagggctctgcacacaataagcgctcaataaatacgactgaatgagtgaataatgctGGGAGCCGGTTCCAACATAGTGGCTGCTTCTTGGGTTTTCCAAAAAGTTGCTTTCTCCAAATCCAAGTGGCAGCAGAAAGGCAGAGACATTGAGGGAGGTAAACGTATGCGGAGAAGGTGTGCTTTAACGCGAAATGAAAACCGAAAGACGATTTGAGATGATGGAGCGATCCGGGAGGGTGCGTAGGGGAGGAAAGGTCGTGTTGCCGGGCCCACTCTGGCCTCGTCTCCTCTGGCTAATCCGGGCAAATCCAATTTGGGAGCGATCGGAGCAGGGAAGACGTGGTCCAGCAGCAGAGAGGAAAGAGCCACCCCAAAAAGAGCAAACTCCCCagaaaaatggtaataataataataattacggtttggctcactgtgggccaaacaccgtattaagcgcAGGGGCAtaaacaaagtaataataataataataatggcacttgttaagcgcttactatgtgccaagcactgttctaagcgctgtgcagtcatgttagacacagtccctgccctacatggggcccaaagtcacccagcagcggTCTGCCAGATGTTGGATACCCCAGTGTCCCGACCCTGGCTCCTGGCACTATGATGCCTTATCTACTCCAGGGGAGGACCAGAAAAGCCTTgcagcctaacggaaagagcgcggccgtgggagtcgggggacctgggttctattcccgactcctctccttgcctgctgggtgacgttgggtaggtaataataatgatggcatttattaagcgcttactattttttataatggtacttattaagcgcttactatgtgcaaagcactgttctaagcgctggggaggttacaaggtgatctggttgtcccacggggggctcacagtcttactccccattttccagatgagggaagtgaggcacagagaagtgaagtgacttgcccaaagtcacgcagctgacaattggcggatccgggatttgaacccatgacctctggctccaaagcccgggctctttccactgagccacgctgcttctccatgcttactatgtgcaaagcgctgttctcaacgctggggaggttacaaagtgatcaggtcgtcccacggggggctcacagttttcatccccattggacagatgaggtagctgaggcacagagaagttaagtgacacagctgacaagtggcggagccaggatttgaacccatgacctctgactccaaagcccgggctctttcatttgacttccctggacctcagtttcctcctccgtaaaatgaagatttggtacttatccattcattcattcattcattcaatcatatttgttgagcgcttactgtgtgcagagcactgtactaagcgcttgggaagtccaagttggcaacatctagagacggtccctacccaacagtgggctcacagtgtagaaggggggagacagagaacgaaacaaaacgtattaacaaaatacttcttctccctcccaccttagaccgtgagccccctgtgagaccgggactgcgtccaacctggtgatcGTGTTTgtgtcccagcgcttaatacagtgattggcgcatagtgagtgcttaataaataccacaattactcttaATAGCATTTCTTTCTACCATTGGGTGGGCACCGAGGTACCAGCAGAGAGAAAAATGCAGTCGAGAGCCAAAGCCAAGCCAGGcagacatggcatagtggatagagcctgggcctgagaatcagaaaatcatgggttctaatcccggctccaccacttgactgctgtgtgacgttaggcaaataataataataataataataataataatgggatttattaagcgcttactatgtgcaaagcactgttctaaggcaaatcacttcacttctctgggcctcatctgtaaaatggggttgacactgtgagccccacaggggacagggattgtgtccaacacgatttacttgtatccacctcagggcttaatacagtgcctggcgcatattcattcaatcgtatttattgagcacttacggtgcgcagagcactgtactaggcgcttggaaagtacaagtcggcaatatatagagacggtccctacccaacaatgggctcacggtctagaagggagagaagtaagtgcttaacaaatactatagttattattattattatccacctccctCCGTCCGCCTCCCTTCGTCCACGTGGTGTCAACTGGAGagtctgcttcccttccccaaaaaGCCACCACCACCAAGTTCCTCTTTCCAGTTCCCAATAAGATGAAAACTGATCCGGGCTGCTCCTCTCACAAAGGTTCATCAAATACAGCCCACCCAATAAAGGGTCGGTCGGTTTGGGCCAGCGGGTTTAGTTTCCAACAAATCGGTCCCTTCGCCGCGGCCTAAAAAGAAGAAACCGGCGGCCCGGGGCCGGTGACCGCGGGGATCTCGACGTCATCGTAGCCCTCCTCGGGTTCGATGTAGAGGTCGGCATCCGGTTCGTCGTAGCTGGAAGATCTCTTCTCGGGCCTTCGGTCCCTGTTCACGGAGGAGTACGCGTCTCCTGGTTGGGTCGGACCATCTTGGGAAACTGTAAATCGAATAAAAACATCCTCAGAAGCCCGCTTCTATCGGGTATCCAAATACCCCTTTTCTGACCCAAGGACTGCAGGTgttataagttcattcattcagtcgtatttattgagcgcttactgtgtgcagagcacaataaacagacacattccctgcccacaacgagcttacagtccgggggGGAGACATggcctcacagagaagcagcctggcctaataataataatgataataataattgtggtatttgttaagtgcttactatgtgccaggcactgtactaagcgccgggggagatacaagctaatcagattggacacagtccatgacccacatgaggctcacagtcctaagtcccattttatggataagggaactgagacccagagaagtgaagtgacttgccctaggccacacagcagacaaatagggaAGCCGGCACTTTcgtccagttccttctgactcccagccccgtgctctatccactagtccaccctgagttcccatcccggctccgccacttgcctgctgtggacgtggggcaagtcttttcacttctccgggcctcagtgtcctcatctctaaaatggggattcaatccctcttctccctcctacttaggacggcgagccccacttgggacggggactgcgttggttaacttgtatctaccccagcgcttaggaaagtgcttggcacaaagtcggtgcttaacaaataccctaattattatcactattattgttggcACCATAAAGACCTGGTGGGATGGGGCCAAGacaccctattttccagatgaaaacaCAAGCTGGACGTCAGACATCCTGACTCGCCCTTTCAGGCTCTCCCGGATCACTACCCCGATCTGGCGAAAGAAAAAGAGATTTTTTGACGCTGAGCCCCTTCACGTGAATCTGTGGAGAAAGGCAGCCAAGCAGAGAGGCAGAATTTCGTTATGAGGGAGGACAGATGCTGTCGCTCTGGACACCCTCACCGGGCAGGGTCCCATCTGAAAGACCCCGACCACCTTTCCCCAGGAACACTGGCCCTTGCAAGACGGCAGAAACGCCCGGGACGCGGGACCCAAGGCCTCAAACTAAAGGTTCGAAGGCCCAAGTTTTCAATTTTCGTTTGGAAGTTTTGAAGGCCCGAGCGGGTTTTGAATCTGTTCCGCATCCCGGCTGAACaagcttcttctcctcttcttcgctgccctctccccccaaccccgtcgCCTCCGGCTCAACCGGTTGCCCATCAAACACACAAAACCGACACTTCATCAAGTGCTCACCGCCGGGGAACGTGTCGTCCAAAGGGAGGTTTCGGGGCGGCAGCGGGGGGACATACTCTGGAGTTTCATTGCGGAAATTCCTAAGAAAGAAACGTCATCAGGGTTGGCTCGCGTGGGCCTTGATTACAGTCGAGGCAGGTTAGGAGAAATTGTGGGAAAAAAAACGGCACGGTTCGGGCTTGGCCCGTTGGCCGCCGGAGCGGAAAGACATCCAATcccgctttttcattcattcgttcgttcatttagtcgtatttactgagcgtatttaccgtgctaagtgctcgggagcgtagtttacagcaataaacagacacgttccctgcccacaacgagctcacagtctagagggggagatagacattaatataaataataataatgatggcatttattaagcgcttactatgtgcgaagcactttgcaaatataaatcaataaattaaagatattgcAGTTTCACCGACTGGAAAATCACAAGCCAGTGGCGGGGCTGAGTTCGGCAACTTTTCTGCCATGGATTTGGGCCCTCTAACCTGGGGTTTGATAACCTCGATCTGACAACAAGTCGATAGCGTTGAATGGTGTTTCCCCTGTcccttgtttattttaatgtcggtctcccccagaaactgtaagatcgttataggcagggatcccatgtacatgtctgcaatttatttatataaatgtctgtctccccttctagattgtaaacttgtggtgggcaaggatcacaaCTACGCTACACTATACAGAGTGCACTGTTGgagtgaattctcccaagcgctcagtatagtgctctgcactcaataggcgctcgtaaatacccctgattgtatctaccccagtgcttagtacaaggcttggcagatagtaagcgcttaaaaagtaccacataTGCTGAGAAGCATATACTGttatatatattgagaagcagcgtggctcaatggaaagagcacgggctttagagtcagaggtcatgggttcaagtcccggctccgccgattgtcagctttgtgactttgggcatcacttcacttctctgggcctcagttacctcatctgtaaaatggggattaagactgcgagccccacatgagacaagctgataaccttgtaacctccccagcgcttagaacagtgctttgcacatagtaagcacttaattaatgccactattattattatcatatacatGGTACAGGAAGTTGACAAAACACTTGTTGAGGTCGCGCAAAGTGCCTAAGTGgcaggttgtattgtactctccaagcacttagtacagtgctccgcacctagtaagagctcaataaatttcattgattaattgtttgactgattgattcccccgtCCATAAAAGGTAGTAAGATACCATGCATATGATTAAGGGGTTTCAGTCAAACGTTTGCTCCTTGCAGACAGTATTTTGTCTGAGCTATACCGTGGTATTGTTAGGACAATATCATTAAAACCATCAACCACAGGGGCCAAATAGAAATACCATCAAGTTTTATCAAAAGTCACCTCCCCTGGCATGTCTTGCCGAAAGGTACTTGAGGGTAGGCATAGAGGGAATCTGAACTCTTTGGATCTAAAAAGCGTAAATATTGTACTGCCCCAGAGTCAAATTAAGGactcttccctcttttttttttctgatgctgtttgttaagcacttagtgtgtacaggcactggggtagatacaagtaaatcaggttggacacagtccctgtcccacgtggggctcacagatttagtccccattttgctgatgaggtaactgaggcaccaagaagttaagtgaattacccaaggtcacccagcagactagtggtagagccaaattagaacccaggtccttctgactccctgagaTCTAtctatcaggccacactgcttctctctcactaGGTGCATCCAATTTTGGCAGGAAAAGCATCCCCATATGAAAAAATCTTAAGGAATTTCCTCATCGCAAATCCAATCTGGGATCAATATCAGGGCCGGGTCATTTTGAGAAgcagacagagcccaggcctgggatgcagaggacctgggttctaatccctgctccacccgttgtctgccgtgtgaccttgggcaaatcacttcacttttctgtgcctcagtttcctcttctgtaaaatggggattgagactgtgagccccatgtgggacagccacctggcctggcctggccacctactttttaaaaaaattgacacTATTAGGCGTGATTGccctaaaacctcccctgctccccctcagcccctcccctctcctgttccctcttcaactctcccatttttcccagcagcatctctagagatctcctcccttttctcaaaatccccccctccacctgcacatctgaccccattccttttcACCGTATCAAaacacctgccccctccctcacagccatcttcaactgttcaacggcttcttccccactgcttttaaacacacCCATGTCTCCCTTTTCCAAAaacaaaaagccctctcttgactccatggctccctccagctctcaccccatctccctcctaccattcctctccaaactccttgagcactcgagtggtctacacccgctgtctcaagttcctctcctccaactctctctttgaccccctccgatctggcttccgtccccttccctccacagaaaccgccctctcaaaggtcaccgatgatctccttcttaccaaatccaactctatcctaatccttctcgacctctcagctgccttcgaccctgttgatcaccccctctcctggaaacgttatccaaccttggcttctcttggttctcttcttatctctctggcactcattctcagtctcctttgcggattcattcattcattcaatcgtatttattgagcacttactgtgtgcagagcactggactaagcgcttgggaagtacaagtcaacaacagatagagacggcccctacccaacaacgggctcacagtctagaaggggggacagacaacaaaacaaagcatgtagacaggtgtcaaaatcgtgcgaacaaatagaaataaagctatattaaagcctctgcctcccaccccctagccgTGGGGGCcccctcaagcttcagttctgggtccccttctattctccatctacaccccatcccttggagaactcattcgttcttatggcttcaactaccacctctatgcggatgacacccaaagccacatctccatccctgatctctctccctctctgcagtctctcaattcctcctgccttcaggacatctctacttggatgtcctcccgtcacttcaagcttaacatgtccaaaacagaactccttatcttccctgtcctccccgtgactttcccactgttgggtagggactgtctctatatgttgccaatttgtacttcccaagcgcttagtacagtgctctgcacatagtaagtgctcaataaatacgattgatgatgatgatgatgatgatgaagtcggcaccaccatctttcctgtctcacaagcccacaaacccatagagaagcagcatggctctgtgaaaagacatgggctttggagtcagaggtcatgggttcgaatcctggctccaccacaagtttgctgtgtgaccttgggcaagtcacttaacttctctgagcctcagttacctcatctgtaaaaatggggattaagactgtgagccccacgtgggacaacttgatcacactgtatcccctccagcgcttagaacagtgctttgcacatagtaagtgcttaacaaatgtcattattattattaatattattattattactattattattattattattattattatcttggagttatcctttcattgattcattcattcattcaattgtatttattgagcgcttactgtgtgcagagcactgtactaagcgcttgggaagtacaagttggcaacatatagagacggtccctacccaacaacgggctcacagtctagaaatccttgattcctctctctcattcaacccacatattcaatccatcgctaaatcctgtcggttccaccctCACAAcacggctaaaatctgccctttcctctccatccaaactgcttccctgttaatacaatcacttatcttaCCCCACCTCGATTAttgtaccagcctcctctctgacctcccaatgtcccgtctctccccactccagtccatacttcactctgctgcccggatcatttttctgcagaaacgttcaggacgtgtttccccactcttcaagaaactccatccacctccacatcacacggaaactcctcaccattaggtttaaagcagtcagtcacccgTCCCCcaatccctagactgtgagcccactgttgggtagggactgtctctatatgttgccaatttgtacttcccaagtgcttagtacagtgctctacacatggtaagcgctcaataaatatgattgattgattgattgattgattgattgatccagccctcacacttatcTCCTGTaacattaaccttctcactattccttgatctcatctatcacaccgctgacccctcgcccacttcctgcctctggcttggaactccatccctcctcaaatccgagagTCAACTACTCTCCTCTGCTTGAAAGCCTtaatgaaagcccatctcctccaagaagccttcccagactaagcccccctttcctcttctcccactcccttccgcgtcactctgacttgctctcttggttcatcccccctcccagccccacagcccttatgtccatatctgtaatttatttattttataaatgcctgtttccccgtctagactgtaagctggttgtgagcagggaatgtgtttattgttctattgtactctcccaagtgattagtacggtgctctgcatccagtaagcgcttagtaaatacaattgaatcaatcaatcaaccgtatttattgagagcttactgtgattGAATGgcaagaactgtgcccaacccaatgatcttgtatccaccccagcacttagtacagcgcctgttacatagtaagtgcttaaccttgcccatctacttgttttgttttgttgtctttctcccacttctagactgtgagcctgttgttgggtagggattgtctctgtttccaaattgtactttccaagcgcttagtccagcgctctgcacacagtaagcactcaataaatacgattgaatgaatgaatgaatgaatgaaataccacaattagatcatttccaccgccccccccacccccccacccccccccccccgcccaaattAAATTTACTTTTAAACTTACTCATAcatcctttcttcttttttcGGTTTCTGTTTCAGAGACTTGGGAATGGGCCAACTCTCTCCTACGGAAAAGAGCTCAATTGGAAGAAGAAGTAGCCAAGGCTGTAAGTCATATAGCATCTAGGAAATCCCTGGCGGTCTAATCAGCGAGGCCTGGTGGAGGgaacctgctgcgtgacctcgggcaagtcacgtctcttccccgggcctcagttccctcatctgtaaaatggggattaaatgattgTCGCCtctcctatactgtgagccccacgtggggcagggggatgTATCCGGCCCAAACATCtcctagctaccccagagcttactacagggctaggcatatagtaagcactcggcaAATACCGCAGTCATTATTATGTTCTGGATGATCCCAAAAGACTCCCACCCACCAAAAGATGGAAACCTCAGAGTAGCAAAATGCCAAGATTTaaatggagggggtgggaaggtgagggaatgggaagggggtgcCGGCCTGGGGGCTGGGGCTTTGAGGAAGGGTCAGATCCAGAGCcccatgcagactgtgagcccactgttgggtagggaccacctctatatgttgccaacttggacttcccaagcgcttagtacagtgctctgcacccagtaagcgctcaataaatacgattgaatgaatgaaggaatgaatccagaGAGGACCTTGGGGAGCCCAGCAGCTGGATGAAGCCCTGGGCATGCCCAGGACTAAGGAGTTTGGGTGCCCCCCTAATTCCATGCCCACCGTCCTGCCCAAAGGAAAGTATTTGAAGGCTTTAATTCCTCCCCAAAATGgttgccccccagccccacctagaATAgtatccaccccccaccccccgcaagtAGCCTGGTGAACCCCttaaatttataataattttaattTCCCAGAGCACGTCTACAGCAGCGCCCACATCACTTCTTAAtaatgagccgggattagaacccaggtcctcggactcccgtgcccgggctttttccactaggccatgctgtttcccatcctcccaccatccctgtgaggaagggaaaggcagGATATATTAGCTCCATTTTTGCTTTCGAGGAAACCGAAtcatatgggtagggactgtctctatatgttgccaacttgtacttcccaagtgcttagtacagtgctctgcacacagtaagcgctcaataaatatgattgattgattgatggcacatattaagcacttactatgtgcaaatcactgttctaagcgctggagaggttacaaggtgatcaggttgtcccccgtggagctcacagtcctaatccccattttacagatgagggaactgaggcacagagaagttaagtgacttgctcaaagtcacccagctgacagttggaggggccgggatttgaacccatgacctctgactccaaagcccgggctctttccactgagccacgctgcttctctagagaagcagcttatgagaagcagcgtggcctagtggaatgattacggtcttgggagtcaaaggacctgagttcaaatcccagccctgccaagtgcttgctgtgtgaaccttaggcaagtcatttcacttctctgtgcctcagatccctccactgtaaaatggggttatatacctcttctcccacctatttagaccatgagccaacttatatgttgccaacttgtacttcccaagagcttagtacagtgctctgcacacagtaagcgctcaataaatatgattgaatgaatgaatgaatgaatgaatgagccccaccggggacagggactgtgtccgatccgactaacttgtacccacctcagcgctgagaacagtgtctgacacatagtaagcgcttaacaaataccatcaaaaaaaactcAGAGAGGTTGGgccacttgtccacagtcacccaGCGGCCCAGGGGTAGGgccaggactaataataataatgttggtatttgttaagcgcttactatgtgccaagcactgttctaagcgctggggtagatacaaggtaatcaggttgtcccacttggggctcacagtcttaatccctattttccagatgaggtaactgaggtgcagagaagttaagtgattggcccaaagtcacacaacaggcaagtggcagagctgggattcgaacccatgacctctgactcccaaagccctatatatatgcatacctgtatatatgtatatatgtttgtgcatatttattaccctatttatttatttatttatttacttgtacatatctattctatttattttattttgttagtatgtttggttttgttctctgtctcccccttctagactgtgagcccactgttgggtagggaccgtctctatatgttgccaacttggacttcccaagtgcttagtacagtgctgtgcacacagtaagcgctcaataaatatgattgattgattgattaatcccccttttacagatgagggaactgaggcccagagaagttaagtgatttgtccaaagtcacacagcaggcaagtggcagagccgggattcgaacccatgacctctgactcccgagcccgggctctttccactgagccgcgctggtcCTCTAGGACTAGGACAGGGTCTCCCGACGCCCTTACCACCCCGTGCAAATCGTTCCTTACCTCGTGCGAGCTGCTTCTTACAGATACAGTACATCAGCAGGCCGATGGTCAGTGAGACAACAACAATAGCCACGGCCATGAGCAGCCAAAAATTCTCCCGCCACCAAGACATCACGGCGAAGCCCTGCAAGGGACAGGAAACAGGCAGAATGGGTTGGCATCACAGAAACCCGGgtatcgttcactcattcaatcaatcgtatttattgagcacttactgcgtgcagagcactggactaagcgcttgggaagtccaagttggcaacatctagagacggtccctacccaacagtgggctcacagtctagaagggggagacagagaacaaaacaaagcatattaacaaaat
This genomic interval carries:
- the LOC119939665 gene encoding SLP adapter and CSK-interacting membrane protein: MSWWRENFWLLMAVAIVVVSLTIGLLMYCICKKQLARGESWPIPKSLKQKPKKEERMYENFRNETPEYVPPLPPRNLPLDDTFPGVSQDGPTQPGDAYSSVNRDRRPEKRSSSYDEPDADLYIEPEEGYDDVEIPAVTGPGPPVSSF